A single genomic interval of Homo sapiens chromosome 7, GRCh38.p14 Primary Assembly harbors:
- the EPDR1 gene encoding mammalian ependymin-related protein 1 isoform 2 precursor (isoform 2 precursor is encoded by transcript variant 2) — translation MPGRAPLRTVPGALGAWLLGGLWAWTLCGLCSLGAVGAPRPCQAPQQWEGRQVMYQQSSGRNSRALLSYDGLNQRVRVLDERKALIPCKR, via the coding sequence ATGCCAGGACGCGCTCCCCTCCGCACCGTCCCGGGCGCCCTGGGTGCCTGGCTGCTGGGCGGCCTCTGGGCCTGGACCCTGTGCGGCCTGTGCAGCCTGGGGGCGGTGGGAGCCCCGCGCCCGTGCCAGGCGCCGCAGCAGTGGGAGGGGCGCCAGGTTATGTACCAGCAAAGTAGCGGGCGCAACAGCCGCGCCCTGCTCTCCTACGACGGGCTCAACCAGCGCGTGCGGGTGCTGGACGAGAGGAAGGCGCTGATCCCCTGCAAGAG
- the SFRP4 gene encoding secreted frizzled-related protein 4 precursor produces MFLSILVALCLWLHLALGVRGAPCEAVRIPMCRHMPWNITRMPNHLHHSTQENAILAIEQYEELVDVNCSAVLRFFLCAMYAPICTLEFLHDPIKPCKSVCQRARDDCEPLMKMYNHSWPESLACDELPVYDRGVCISPEAIVTDLPEDVKWIDITPDMMVQERPLDVDCKRLSPDRCKCKKVKPTLATYLSKNYSYVIHAKIKAVQRSGCNEVTTVVDVKEIFKSSSPIPRTQVPLITNSSCQCPHILPHQDVLIMCYEWRSRMMLLENCLVEKWRDQLSKRSIQWEERLQEQRRTVQDKKKTAGRTSRSNPPKPKGKPPAPKPASPKKNIKTRSAQKRTNPKRV; encoded by the exons ATGTTCCTCTCCATCCTAGTGGCGCTGTGCCTGTGGCTGCACCTGGCGCTGGGCGTGCGCGGCGCGCCCTGCGAGGCGGTGCGCATCCCTATGTGCCGGCACATGCCCTGGAACATCACGCGGATGCCCAACCACCTGCACCACAGCACGCAGGAGAACGCCATCCTGGCCATCGAGCAGTACGAGGAGCTGGTGGACGTGAACTGCAGCGCCGTGCTGCGCTTCTTCCTCTGTGCCATGTACGCGCCCATTTGCACCCTGGAGTTCCTGCACGACCCTATCAAGCCGTGCAAGTCGGTGTGCCAACGCGCGCGCGACGACTGCGAGCCCCTCATGAAGATGTACAACCACAGCTGGCCCGAAAGCCTGGCCTGCGACGAGCTGCCTGTCTATGACCGTGGCGTGTGCATCTCGCCTGAAGCCATCGTCACGGACCTCCCGGAGG ATGTTAAGTGGATAGACATCACACCAGACATGATGGTACAGGAAAGGCCTCTTGATGTTGACTGTAAACGCCTAAGCCCCG ATCGGTGCAAGTGTAAAAAGGTGAAGCCAACTTTGGCAACGTATCTCAGCAAAAACTACAGCTATG tTATTCATGCCAAAATAAAAGCTGTGCAGAGGAGTGGCTGCAATGAGGTCACAACGGTGGTGGATGTAAAAGAGATCTTCAAGTCCTCATCACCCATCCCTCGAACTCAAGTCCCGCTCATTACAAATTCTTCTTGCCAGTGTCCACACATCCTGCCCCATCAAGATGTTCTCATCATGTGTTACGAGTGGCGCTCAAG gatgATGCTTCTTGAAAATTGCTTAGTTGAAAAATGGAGAGATCAGCTTAGTAAAAGATCCATA CAGTGGGAAGAGAGGCTGCAGGAACAGCGGAGAACAGTTCAGGACAAGAAGAAAACAGCCGGGCGCACCAGTCGTAGTAATCCCCCCAAACCAAAGGGAAAGCCTCCTGCTCCCAAACCAGCCAGTCCCAAGAAGAACATTAAAACTAGGAGTGCCCAGAAGAGAACAAACCCGAAAAGAGTGTGA